In Kryptolebias marmoratus isolate JLee-2015 linkage group LG11, ASM164957v2, whole genome shotgun sequence, the following proteins share a genomic window:
- the snx1a gene encoding sorting nexin-1a has product MASSSERSPPPFPDAEDQDVLDTEDVRGRDSDGDDDDEEEEAEEDFFMSASNTPLNKKDTTAGSASQSSDIMNDSLIKSQTESKTAGGSSEEFEELINIDFSAAEKIFDNPSDDFVDLLGSEAAAQKEEVDITGKGDVPGGATDPQTASPAPIIDLSSDLSASSEQQPPVGEKVSDPLVNLLSDAPAPAAATKNPSAAVVDLFEDEGSDIFTGAQLSKPAAKQPQRSLFGEPDKDLFSEPLGAVSQKPSSKEQENPPAPRPAAAAAAAAGEPLKGTKPTEPTDIFMEEAVPTMPKTRNTSAVISKTNGVHSEESTDLFAEATVELSLDSPRNERKKEATTKPSASSSSSSSSSLSAAASLAKPQSSTLEELEEEEEEELEDKFDLFVSVKDPEKIGDGMNAYMAYKVSTETTLPMFRNKTFTVKRRFSDFLGLYEKLSEKHGPNGLIVPPPPEKNLLGMTKMKVGKEDSSSADFLERRRGALERYLQRVVNHPLLLQDPDVREFLEREELPRAVSTQALSGAGFLKMINKATDAVSKMTIKMNESDVWFEDKLQEVESADQQFRKLHAMVESLVVHRKELSLNTASFAKSAAMLGSAEDNTALSRALSQLAEVEDKMEQLHQDQAASDTFSFAELIADYIRLLGAVRGTFDHRMKAWQRWQDAQAMLQKKRETEAKLLWANKPDKLQLAKEEISEWEAKVTQYERDFQRVSATVRKEVTRFEKERTKNFRRQIIKYLESLLQSQQQLMKYWEAFLPEAKAIA; this is encoded by the exons ATGGCGTCCAGCTCCGAGCGCAGCCCTCCTCCTTTCCCCGACGCCGAGGACCAAGATGTGCTGGACACCGAGGACGTCCGAGGCCGAGACAGCGATGGAGACGACGacgacgaagaagaagaagccgaGGAGGACTTCTTCATGAGCGCA AGCAACACACCACTGAACAAAAAGGACACCACAGCAGGATCTGCCAGTCAGTCCAGCGACATCATGAATGATTCTTTAATCAAAAGTCAAACGGAAAGCAAAACAGCCGGGGGATCCTCTGAAGAGTTTGAGGAACTGATAAACATAGATTTCAGCGCAGCCGAAAAGATTTTTGATAACCCCTCGGATGATTTTGTCGACCTACTGGGAAGTGAAGCCGCAGCACAAAAAGAGGAAGTCGACATTACGGGGAAAGGCGACGTGCCCGGTGGTGCGACAGACCCACAAACAGCTTCCCCTGCTCCGATTATCGACCTCAGTAGTGATCTGTCAGCCAGCAGCGAACAACAGCCACCTGTCGGGGAGAAAGTCTCTGACCCCCTGGTCAACCTCCTCAGTGATGCCCCTGCTCCCGCTGCCGCCACCAAAAATCCCAGCGCTGCCGTAGTCGACCTGTTCGAGGACGAGGGCAGCGACATTTTCACTGGAGCTCAGCTGAGTAAACCTGCTGCCAAGCAGCCTCAGAGAAGCCTCTTCGGTGAACCTGACAAGGATCTGTTTAGCGAGCCGCTGGGAGCTGTCTCTCAGAAACCCAGCAGTAAAGAGCAGGAGAACCCCCCCGCTCCccgacctgctgctgctgctgctgctgctgctggagaacccCTGAAAGGCACTAAACCCACAGAACCCACGGATATCTTTATGGAAGAAGCCGTCCCCACCATGCCAAAAACCAGGAACACCAGTGCTGTCATCTCCAAAACCAACGGAGTCCACTCTGAGGAGAGCACAGATTTATTTGCCG AAGCCACTGTGGAGCTTTCTCTCGACAGTCCGCGGAACGAGAGGAAGAAAGAGGCGACGACCAAACCatctgcttcctcctcctcctcgtcttcctcctcgcTCTCGGCAGCTGCCAGCCTGGCCAAGCCTCAGTCCTCTACCCTGGAAGag ttggaggaagaagaggaggaggagctggaggacaagtttgacctttttgtttctgttaaagacCCTGAAAAAATAG gTGACGGTATGAACGCCTACATGGCCTACAAAGTGTCtacagag ACCACGCTGCCCATGTTCCGCAACAAAACGTTTACAGTGAAGCGACGCTTCAGCGACTTCCTCGGCCTCTACGAGAAGCTCTCCGAAAAGCATGGACCAAATGGACTCATTGTTCCTCCACCTCCAGAGAAAAACCTCCTAG GGATGACAAAGATGAAGGTGGGAAAGGAAGACTCTTCCTCCGCAGACTTTCTGGAGAGAAGAAGAGGCGCTCTGGAAAG GTACCTCCAAAGGGTGGTGAATCACCCGCTGCTGCTTCAAGATCCTGACGTCAGAGAGTTTCTGGAGAGGGAGGAG CTGCCTCGAGCTGTGAGTACCCAGGCGCTGAGTGGCGCCGGCTTCCTTAAGATGATCAACAAAGCGACGGACGCCGTCAGCAAAATGACCATCAAGATGAACGAGTCGGACGTG TGGTTTGAGGACAAGCTGCAGGAGGTGGAGTCCGCAGACCAGCAGTTCAGGAAGCTCCACGCCATGGTCGAGTCGCTGGTCGTTCACAGAAAAG AGCTGTCACTGAACACCGCCAGCTTTGCGAAGAGCGCGGCCATGCTGGGCAGCGCAGAGGACAACACGGCTCTGTCCCGAGCCCTGTCCCAGCTGGCCGAGGTGGAGGACAAGATGGAGCAGTTGCACCAGGACCAAGCTGCCAGCGACACCTTCAGCTTCGCAGAACTCATCGCAGATTACATCCGCCTGCTGGGAGCCGTCAGG GGGACGTTTGACCACCGGATGAAGGCGTGGCAGCGCTGGCAGGACGCTCAGGCCATGCTGCAGAAGAAGAGGGAGACGGAGGCCAAGCTGCTGTGGGCCAACAAGCCGGACAAGCTGCAGCTGGCCAAGGAGGAGATCTCTGAG TGGGAGGCCAAAGTGACTCAGTATGAGAGGGACTTCCAGAGAGTTTCTGCAACTGTGCGCAAGGAAGTCACTCGCTTTGAG AAAGAGAGGACCAAGAATTTCCGAAGACAGATCATTAAGTACTTGGAGTCTCTACTTCAGTCTCAGCAGCAG ctgatGAAGTACTGGGAGGCGTTCCTACCCGAAGCTAAAGCCATCGCCTGA